One window from the genome of Sphaerotilus microaerophilus encodes:
- a CDS encoding AMP-binding protein, producing MIRSAHQDTFAREHLPAPEAQPQFLFDRPELQFPERLNCASELLDRHIAEGRGDRVVIRAPGGLVWTYAELQDRANRIAEVLVGEMGLVPGNRVLLRAPNNPMLAACWFGVIKAGGIAVGTMPLLRAKELKAIIEKGQVTHALCDVQLAEELAMARPEVPVLRQLRHFSGDGSDLSPDGLEAAMARQSGHFTHVDTAADDCCLFAFTSGTTGIPKATMHFHRDVMAVCAGFPRHILRPRADDVFIGSPPLAFTFGLGGLLLFPMTVGASTVLLEKAGPPQLLDGIQAFGATTLFTAPTTYRTLAARGTELRRTPLRQCVSAGEVLPAATRAQWKDATGIELIDGIGATELLHIFISADEAHSRPGATGRAVPGYRARVVDDDGREVPPGTVGKLAVQGPTGCRYLDDARQAGYVRDGWNLTGDAYLMDADGYFFYQARTDDMIVSAGYNIASPEVEDALMTHPAVAECAVIGVPDEQRGQIVKAFVVLRPGQVGDDAMARLLQDHVKQAIAPYKYPRAVAFRSDLPRTQTGKLQRFKLKDSQ from the coding sequence ATGATCCGCAGTGCACACCAGGACACCTTTGCGCGGGAACACCTGCCGGCCCCCGAGGCGCAGCCGCAGTTCCTCTTCGATCGGCCCGAGCTGCAGTTCCCCGAGCGGCTGAACTGCGCCAGCGAGCTGCTGGACCGACACATCGCCGAGGGCCGGGGCGACCGGGTGGTGATTCGCGCGCCCGGCGGCTTGGTCTGGACCTACGCCGAGCTGCAGGACCGGGCCAACCGCATCGCCGAGGTGCTGGTCGGCGAGATGGGCCTCGTGCCCGGCAACCGCGTGCTGCTGCGCGCGCCGAACAACCCGATGCTGGCGGCCTGCTGGTTCGGCGTGATCAAGGCGGGCGGCATCGCGGTGGGCACCATGCCGCTGCTGCGCGCCAAGGAGCTCAAGGCCATCATCGAGAAAGGCCAGGTCACACACGCGCTGTGTGATGTGCAACTGGCCGAGGAGCTGGCGATGGCGCGGCCCGAGGTGCCGGTGCTGCGGCAGCTGCGCCACTTCAGCGGGGACGGGTCGGACCTCTCGCCCGACGGACTGGAGGCTGCGATGGCCCGGCAGAGCGGGCACTTCACCCACGTGGACACCGCGGCGGACGACTGCTGCCTCTTCGCCTTCACCTCCGGCACCACCGGCATCCCGAAGGCGACGATGCACTTCCACCGCGACGTGATGGCGGTGTGCGCGGGCTTCCCGCGCCACATCCTGCGGCCCCGAGCGGACGATGTCTTCATCGGCAGTCCGCCGCTGGCCTTCACCTTCGGCCTGGGCGGCCTGCTGCTGTTCCCGATGACCGTGGGCGCGAGCACCGTGCTGCTGGAGAAGGCCGGCCCGCCGCAGCTGCTGGACGGCATCCAGGCCTTCGGCGCCACCACCCTGTTCACCGCGCCCACCACCTACCGCACGCTGGCCGCGCGCGGCACCGAGCTGCGCCGCACGCCGCTGCGCCAGTGCGTCTCGGCCGGCGAGGTGCTGCCCGCCGCCACCCGCGCGCAGTGGAAGGACGCCACGGGCATCGAGCTGATCGACGGCATCGGTGCCACCGAGCTGCTGCACATCTTCATCTCGGCCGACGAGGCCCACAGCCGCCCCGGCGCCACCGGTCGCGCAGTGCCGGGCTACCGCGCCCGGGTGGTGGATGACGACGGCCGCGAGGTTCCGCCTGGCACGGTCGGCAAGCTGGCAGTGCAGGGCCCCACGGGCTGCCGCTACCTGGACGACGCGCGCCAGGCAGGCTACGTCCGTGACGGCTGGAACCTCACCGGCGACGCCTACCTGATGGACGCCGACGGCTACTTCTTCTATCAGGCGCGCACCGACGACATGATCGTCTCGGCCGGCTACAACATCGCCAGCCCGGAGGTGGAGGATGCGCTCATGACCCACCCAGCGGTCGCCGAGTGCGCCGTGATCGGCGTGCCCGACGAGCAGCGCGGCCAGATCGTCAAGGCCTTCGTGGTGCTGCGGCCGGGCCAGGTGGGCGATGACGCGATGGCCCGGCTGCTGCAGGATCATGTCAAGCAGGCCATCGCGCCCTACAAGTACCCGCGCGCCGTTGCCTTCCGCAGCGACCTGCCGCGCACCCAGACCGGCAAGCTGCAGCGCTTCAAGCTCAAGGATTCGCAATGA